A genomic region of Conger conger chromosome 6, fConCon1.1, whole genome shotgun sequence contains the following coding sequences:
- the slc7a9 gene encoding b(0,+)-type amino acid transporter 1 translates to MEKGSIRKRKESANGSVAPSIHSHSQHTDEEVKGTALQKDVGLISGICLIVGTMIGSGIFISPKSVLANTGAVGPCLIVWAACGLLSTLGALCYAELGTMITKSGGEYPYLMTAFGPLMAYLYSWTTIMVLKPSSFAIIALSFAEYAAAPFYPGCTPPMLVIKCLAAAAIILIVLVNCLSVKLASYVQNFFTAAKLFIILVIAVAGAVMLAKGNTENLQNTFDGASTSLGDIGLAFYNGLWAYDGWNQLNFITEELKNPYRNLPLAIIIGIPLVTFSYILVNVAYFSVMTPTELLQSPAVAVTFGDRVLHPVSWIVPLFVVFSTFGAANGSCFTAGRLTYVAGREGHMVKVLSYISLKRCTPSPALIFNGVLAIFYILPADINALINYFSFAQWLFYGLTALSLIVMRFTMKEMTRPVKIPIVVAGLVVLVAFYLVLAPIIDKPELEYLYCTIFMVSGLLFYFPLVYYKFSWTRKIMRPITMHLQLLMEVVPPENEE, encoded by the exons ATGGAGAAGGGCAGCATCAGGAAGAGGAAGGAGTCAGCCAATGGCAGTGTGGCCCCCAGCATCCACTCCCATTCCCAGCACACAGATGAGGAAGTAAAGGGTACAGCACTCCAGAAAGAT GTGGGACTGATCAGTGGGATCTGTCTGATCGTGGGGACGATGATTGGCTCGGGGATCTTCATCTCTCCGAAGTCTGTGCTGGCCAACACAGGGGCTGTCGGGCCATGTCTGATTGTGTGGGCAGCTTGTGGACTCCTATCCACACTCG GAGCTCTGTGCTATGCAGAGCTTGGCACCATGATTACCAAGTCTGGAGGGGAGTACCCGTACCTGATGACGGCCTTTGGGCCCCTCATGGCCTATCTGTATTCTTGGACCACCATCATGGTCTTAAAGCCTTCCTCCTTCGCCATCATCGCCCTCAGTTTCGCCGAATATGCTGCCGCACCATTCTACCCAGGATGCACCCCTCCAATGCTTGTTATAAAGTGTTTGGCTGCAGCTGCTATCA TACTGATTGTGCTGGTGAACTGTCTGAGCGTCAAGTTGGCAAGCTACGTGCAAAACTTCTTTACTGCAGCCAAGCTCTTCATCATCCTCGTCATTGCAGTGGCTGGGGCTGTGATGCTGGCGAAAG GTAACACAGAAAACcttcaaaatacatttgatgGAGCATCTACTTCTTTGGGAGACATTGGGCTGGCATTTTATAATGGGCTCTGGGCATATGATGGGTG GAATCAACTGAACTTTATTACAGAGGAGCTTAAAAATCCATACAG AAACCTACCCCTAGCCATCATCATTGGGATTCCCCTGGTGACTTTCAGCTATATCCTTGTCAACGTTGCATACTTCTCAGTGATGACTCCCACTGAACTGCTGCAGTCCCCAGCTGTGGCTGTG ACTTTTGGTGATAGAGTACTGCACCCTGTGTCTTGGATTGTccctttgtttgttgttttctccaCTTTTGGTGCTGCTAATGGAAGCTGCTTCACTGCTGGCAG ACTGACCTATGTTGCAGGTCGGGAGGGTCACATGGTGAAGGTCTTGTCCTACATTAGTCTGAAACGCTGCACACCATCACCTGCCCTCATTTTTAAT GGGGTCTTGGCTATCTTTTACATCCTGCCAGCAGACATCAATGCCCTTATTAACTACTTCAGCTTCGCTCAGTGGCTCTTTTATGGACTGACAGCTTTATCTCTCATTGTCATGAGATTCACTATGAAAGAAATGACGAGACCTGTCAAG ATTCCCATAGTAGTTGCAGGCCTTGTGGTCTTGGTGGCTTTCTACTTGGTCCTGGCTCCTATCATTGACAAGCCTGAGCTGGAATATCTTTACTGCACCATCTTCATGGTCAGTGGATTACTCTTCTACTTCCCCCTGGTTTACTACAAGTTCAGCTGGACACGCAAGATCATGC GACCCATTACCATGCACCTCCAGTTACTAATGGAAGTAGTTCCACCAGAAAATGAAGAATGA